In one window of Palaemon carinicauda isolate YSFRI2023 chromosome 2, ASM3689809v2, whole genome shotgun sequence DNA:
- the LOC137617194 gene encoding uncharacterized protein PF3D7_1120000-like produces MWYHAMCQKISRATYRALREHEELMCMCNNCKHELKCSKNKMKDLEERNKMLNEKLREIEEKWSKMRAEIVEEVLRKVKNEITDEVVSTVNNRFSQNDFGDVGQNQVEVVKSKVLQELEEEEEKRRRVCNLVLYNVPESEREEAEERKTEDTNWCQDIFRNSLELEQIEMEQESMRDFKDKKGGGLMVIYKDDKDIEMEKVHSKNLDILDVKGNILKKKKKSEENSSQVYMDCGGDREGKERNVVIRAELAKKIEEVEEDEALIIMGDFNGHLGFLGYQEENENGKKILEVINNKNLILLNVDEKCKGTYTWERGDQRSAIDLVLVNKEMYEYFNEMNIDEEKVKVDISDHNLIEVEVSVKAKIENYKKRILERKYVLQNRRRKS; encoded by the exons ATGTGGTACCACGCCATGTGCCAGAAAATATCCAGAGCTACATATAGGGCTCTTAGAGAGCACGAAGAACTAATGTGTATGTGCAACAATTGCAAACATGAATTAAAGtgcagtaaaaataaaatgaaagatctagaagaaagaaataaaatgttgaacgaaaagctgagagaaatagaagaaaaatggtCAAAAATGAGAGCAGAAATTGTCGAAGAGGTGCTGAGGAAGGTGAAGAATGAAATAACGGACGAGGTCGTAAGTACAGTAAATAACAGGTTTAGCCAGAATGACTTTGGAGATGTGGGACAAAATCAGgtagaagtagttaaatcaaaagTATTGCAGGagctagaagaagaggaggaaaaaagaCGGAGAGTGTGCAATTTAGTGCTGTATAATGTACCAGAAAGTGAAAGGGAGGAAGCAGAGGAAAGAAAAACAGAGGATACAAATTGGTGTCAGGATATTTTCAGAAATAGTTTAGAGCTAGAGCAGATAGAGATGGAACAG GAGAGTATGAGGGACTTTAAGGATAAAAAAGGAGGGGGGTTAATGGTGATATACAAAGACGACAAagatatagaaatggaaaaagttCATTCGAAGAACTTAGATATATTGGATGTAAAAGGGAATATCCTTAAAAAGAAA aagaagagtgaagaaaattcttcacaagtaTATATGGATTGTGGCGGGGATAGGGAAGGTAAAGAGAGAAACGTAGTGATACGAGCAGAGCTAGCGAAAAAAATAGAGGAAGTAGAGGAAGATGAAGCACTAATTATAATGGGAGATTTTAATGGTCATCTAGGCTTCTTGGGATACCAAGAGGAGAATGAAAACGGAAAGAAAATACTCgaggtaataaacaataaaaaccttatATTATTAAATGTAGATGAGAAATGCAAAGGAACATATACATGGGAGAGAGGTGATCAAagaagtgccatagacttggtgttggttaataaagaaatgtatgaatacttcaatgagatgaacatagatgaagaaaaagTTAAAGTAGATATATCTGACCATAATCTGATTGAGGTAGAGGTCAGCGTAAAAGCGAAGATAGAAAACTacaaaaaaaggattttggaaaGAAAGTATGTATTACAAAACAGACGAAGAAAGTCTTAG